One Betta splendens chromosome 8, fBetSpl5.4, whole genome shotgun sequence DNA segment encodes these proteins:
- the slc6a16a gene encoding sodium-dependent neutral amino acid transporter B(0)AT2 isoform X2 produces the protein MTEKRSLDDGADTAWLGDGQSETRLSPDAAAAGGADRPAWDSKVQYVLAQVGFSVGLGNVWRFPYLCHQNGGGAFMLLYVFLLLIVGVPLFFMELAAGQSIRQGSIGVWKHISPKLAGIGYSSCIVCFFVGLYYNVIIAWSLFYMGNSFQYPLPWEQCPLDVGTNSTVRECASSSPTSYFWFRKALNITNSIEESGEFNSVMTGCLLAAWAIVALAMIKGIKSSAKVMYFSSVFPYVVLFIFLIRGVMLDGAMEGVTYMFYPKLEIWANLQVWRQAATQVFFALGLGYGSVIAYSSYNPVHNNCHRDALMVSGINFMTSVLASLVVFVVLGFRAKNIATRCVAENLGLVNTMMSHGSRQDWWPSFNATDPGSVSVDEYREWYSRYSAAVGPNITDCSLEEEMNKGVEGTGLAFIAFTEVMALFPASPFWSALFFLMLLNLGLSTMFGTMQGILTPLMDNFGLLGRHRTLLTVSSCALGFLIGLLFTQRSGNYFVTMFDDYSATLPLIIVVIFETASVAWVYGTDRFLDDIEVMLKWRPPVVYKYLWKYVCLFAMVGLLAASLVRMVFKGPTYTAWNQSTASEMTLAYPGWALAMIVMLIAFASLPVPLGYVHSRLKSRGAGGAESEERGGQEMHRELYTKCSSTEPPDPSPHQRGPCEEDGPRPRTGFLPMGSEHYLLLSQQEEEDEEEEQDTRV, from the exons ATG ACGGAGAAGCGCTCGCTGGACGACGGCGCCGACACGGCCTGGCTGGGCGACGGCCAGTCCGAAACCCGGCTGTCCCCGGACGCGGCCGCGGCGGGCGGCGCCGACCGCCCGGCCTGGGACTCCAAGGTCCAGTATGTGCTGGCGCAGGTGGGCTTCAGCGTGGGGCTGGGCAACGTGTGGAGGTTCCCGTACCTCTGCCACCAGAACGGAGGAG GGGCCTTCATGCTGCTCTacgtcttcctgctgctgatcgTGGGGGTGCCGCTGTTTTTCATGGAGCTGGCAGCCGGTCAGAGCATCCGGCAGGGCAGCATCGGCGTGTGGAAGCACATCTCCCCGAAGCTGGCCGGGATCGGCTACTCCAGCTGCATT GTCTGCTTCTTCGTGGGACTTTACTACAACGTCATCATCGCCTGGAGCCTTTTCTACATGGGCAACTCCTTCCAGTATCCTCTGCCATGGGAGCAGTGTCCGCTGGACGTCGGCACCAACAGCACAG TACGAGAATGCGCCAGCAGCTCGCCAACGTCGTACTTCTGGTTCCGTAAAGCCCTGAACATCACGAACTCCATCGAGGAATCCGGGGAGTTTAACTCCGTCATGACCGGCTGCTTGTTGGCGGCCTGGGCGATCGTCGCGCTGGCGATGATCAAGGGCATCAAGTCTTCTGCAAAG GTGATGTACTTTTCTTCAGTCTTCCCCTATGTGgtgctcttcatcttcctcatcagaGGTGTGATGTTGGACGGAGCAATGGAAGGAGTCACCTACATGTTTTACCCCAAA ctggagatctGGGCCAACCTGCAGGTCTGGCGCCAGGCTGCCACGCAGGTGTTCTTCGCCCTCGGTCTGGGCTACGGCTCCGTTATCGCCTATTCCTCCTACAATCCGGTCCACAACAACTGCCACCGGGATGCGCTGATGGTCTCCGGCATCAACTTCATGACGTCCGTGCTGGCCTCGCTGGTGGTCTTCGTCGTGCTGGGCTTCCGGGCTAAGAACATCGCGACGCGCTGCGTGGCTGA GAATCTTGGCCTGGTGAACACCATGATGTCCCACGGGTCCAGACAGGACTGGTGGCCTTCGTTCAACGCGACAGATCCAGGATCAGTGTCTGTAGACGAATACAGAGAGTGGTACAGTCGCTACAGCGCCGCAGTGGGTCCCAACATCACTGACTGCAGTTtagaggaggaaatgaataaG ggcGTGGAAGGCACCGGGCTGGCCTTCATCGCCTTCACCGAGGTGATGGCCCTCTTCCCGGCCAGCCCCTTCTGGTCGGCGCTCTTCTTCCTCATGCTGCTCAACCTGGGCCTCAGCACCATGTTCGGGACCATGCAGGGCATCCTCACGCCGCTCATGGACAACTTTGGCCTCCTCGGGCGTCACCGGACTCTTCTCACCG TGTCCAGCTGTGCTTTGGGCTTCTTGATCGGGCTGTTGTTCACACAGCGCTCAGGCAACTATTTCGTGACTATGTTCGATGACTACTCGGCGACGCTACCGTTGATCATCGTGGTCATTTTTGAAACCGCCAGTGTGGCCTGGGTTTATGGAACGGACCG CTTCCTGGATGACATTGAAGTCATGCTCAAATGGCGCCCCCCGGTGGTGTACAAGTATCTGTGGAAATACGTCTGCCTGTTTGCAATGGTCGGTCTGCTGGCTGCCAGTTTAGTGCGCATGGTCTTCAAAGGGCCCACGTACACGGCCTGGAATCAGAGCACA GCATCAGAAATGACCCTGGCGTACCCCGGCTGGGCGCTGGCTATGATCGTCATGCTCATCGCGTTCGCCAGCCTGCCGGTGCCCCTTGGCTACGTGCACTCCAGGCTGAAGAGCCGCGGGGCCGGCGGCGCCGAGTCGGAGGAGCGGGGCGGCCAGGAGATGCACCGGGAGCTGTACACCAAGTGCAGCTCCACAGAGCCGCCGGACCCCAGCCCGCACCAGCGGGGCCCCTGCGAGGAGGACGGGCCTCGACCCAGGACCGGCTTCCTGCCCATGGGCAGTGAAcactacctgctgctgtcccagcaggaggaggaggacgaggaggaggagcaggataCGAGGGTGTGA
- the slc6a16a gene encoding sodium-dependent neutral amino acid transporter B(0)AT2 isoform X1 — translation MTEKRSLDDGADTAWLGDGQSETRLSPDAAAAGGADRPAWDSKVQYVLAQVGFSVGLGNVWRFPYLCHQNGGGAFMLLYVFLLLIVGVPLFFMELAAGQSIRQGSIGVWKHISPKLAGIGYSSCIVCFFVGLYYNVIIAWSLFYMGNSFQYPLPWEQCPLDVGTNSTGNHGNGWAQPSWRVGPPHAVVSPPSTVRECASSSPTSYFWFRKALNITNSIEESGEFNSVMTGCLLAAWAIVALAMIKGIKSSAKVMYFSSVFPYVVLFIFLIRGVMLDGAMEGVTYMFYPKLEIWANLQVWRQAATQVFFALGLGYGSVIAYSSYNPVHNNCHRDALMVSGINFMTSVLASLVVFVVLGFRAKNIATRCVAENLGLVNTMMSHGSRQDWWPSFNATDPGSVSVDEYREWYSRYSAAVGPNITDCSLEEEMNKGVEGTGLAFIAFTEVMALFPASPFWSALFFLMLLNLGLSTMFGTMQGILTPLMDNFGLLGRHRTLLTVSSCALGFLIGLLFTQRSGNYFVTMFDDYSATLPLIIVVIFETASVAWVYGTDRFLDDIEVMLKWRPPVVYKYLWKYVCLFAMVGLLAASLVRMVFKGPTYTAWNQSTASEMTLAYPGWALAMIVMLIAFASLPVPLGYVHSRLKSRGAGGAESEERGGQEMHRELYTKCSSTEPPDPSPHQRGPCEEDGPRPRTGFLPMGSEHYLLLSQQEEEDEEEEQDTRV, via the exons ATG ACGGAGAAGCGCTCGCTGGACGACGGCGCCGACACGGCCTGGCTGGGCGACGGCCAGTCCGAAACCCGGCTGTCCCCGGACGCGGCCGCGGCGGGCGGCGCCGACCGCCCGGCCTGGGACTCCAAGGTCCAGTATGTGCTGGCGCAGGTGGGCTTCAGCGTGGGGCTGGGCAACGTGTGGAGGTTCCCGTACCTCTGCCACCAGAACGGAGGAG GGGCCTTCATGCTGCTCTacgtcttcctgctgctgatcgTGGGGGTGCCGCTGTTTTTCATGGAGCTGGCAGCCGGTCAGAGCATCCGGCAGGGCAGCATCGGCGTGTGGAAGCACATCTCCCCGAAGCTGGCCGGGATCGGCTACTCCAGCTGCATT GTCTGCTTCTTCGTGGGACTTTACTACAACGTCATCATCGCCTGGAGCCTTTTCTACATGGGCAACTCCTTCCAGTATCCTCTGCCATGGGAGCAGTGTCCGCTGGACGTCGGCACCAACAGCACAGGTAACCACGGCAACGGGTGGGCTCAACCAAGCTGGCGGGTCGGGCCTCCTCACGCCGTTGTCTCTCCCCCGTCCACAGTACGAGAATGCGCCAGCAGCTCGCCAACGTCGTACTTCTGGTTCCGTAAAGCCCTGAACATCACGAACTCCATCGAGGAATCCGGGGAGTTTAACTCCGTCATGACCGGCTGCTTGTTGGCGGCCTGGGCGATCGTCGCGCTGGCGATGATCAAGGGCATCAAGTCTTCTGCAAAG GTGATGTACTTTTCTTCAGTCTTCCCCTATGTGgtgctcttcatcttcctcatcagaGGTGTGATGTTGGACGGAGCAATGGAAGGAGTCACCTACATGTTTTACCCCAAA ctggagatctGGGCCAACCTGCAGGTCTGGCGCCAGGCTGCCACGCAGGTGTTCTTCGCCCTCGGTCTGGGCTACGGCTCCGTTATCGCCTATTCCTCCTACAATCCGGTCCACAACAACTGCCACCGGGATGCGCTGATGGTCTCCGGCATCAACTTCATGACGTCCGTGCTGGCCTCGCTGGTGGTCTTCGTCGTGCTGGGCTTCCGGGCTAAGAACATCGCGACGCGCTGCGTGGCTGA GAATCTTGGCCTGGTGAACACCATGATGTCCCACGGGTCCAGACAGGACTGGTGGCCTTCGTTCAACGCGACAGATCCAGGATCAGTGTCTGTAGACGAATACAGAGAGTGGTACAGTCGCTACAGCGCCGCAGTGGGTCCCAACATCACTGACTGCAGTTtagaggaggaaatgaataaG ggcGTGGAAGGCACCGGGCTGGCCTTCATCGCCTTCACCGAGGTGATGGCCCTCTTCCCGGCCAGCCCCTTCTGGTCGGCGCTCTTCTTCCTCATGCTGCTCAACCTGGGCCTCAGCACCATGTTCGGGACCATGCAGGGCATCCTCACGCCGCTCATGGACAACTTTGGCCTCCTCGGGCGTCACCGGACTCTTCTCACCG TGTCCAGCTGTGCTTTGGGCTTCTTGATCGGGCTGTTGTTCACACAGCGCTCAGGCAACTATTTCGTGACTATGTTCGATGACTACTCGGCGACGCTACCGTTGATCATCGTGGTCATTTTTGAAACCGCCAGTGTGGCCTGGGTTTATGGAACGGACCG CTTCCTGGATGACATTGAAGTCATGCTCAAATGGCGCCCCCCGGTGGTGTACAAGTATCTGTGGAAATACGTCTGCCTGTTTGCAATGGTCGGTCTGCTGGCTGCCAGTTTAGTGCGCATGGTCTTCAAAGGGCCCACGTACACGGCCTGGAATCAGAGCACA GCATCAGAAATGACCCTGGCGTACCCCGGCTGGGCGCTGGCTATGATCGTCATGCTCATCGCGTTCGCCAGCCTGCCGGTGCCCCTTGGCTACGTGCACTCCAGGCTGAAGAGCCGCGGGGCCGGCGGCGCCGAGTCGGAGGAGCGGGGCGGCCAGGAGATGCACCGGGAGCTGTACACCAAGTGCAGCTCCACAGAGCCGCCGGACCCCAGCCCGCACCAGCGGGGCCCCTGCGAGGAGGACGGGCCTCGACCCAGGACCGGCTTCCTGCCCATGGGCAGTGAAcactacctgctgctgtcccagcaggaggaggaggacgaggaggaggagcaggataCGAGGGTGTGA
- the slc17a7a gene encoding solute carrier family 17 member 7a, protein MEIRPDRIKAVAGKTLGKIHRLIEKRQPNGETIELSAEGRPELVEEKEMPMVDCTCFGLPRRYIIAILSGLGFCISFGIRCNLGVAIVSMVNDHTVYKGNKEVLVAAQFTWDPETVGMIHGSFFWGYIVTQIPGGFICQKFAANRVFGFAIVATSTLNMLIPSAARCHYSCVILVRICQGLVEGVSYPACHGIWAKWAPPLERSRLATTAFCGSYAGAVVAMPLAGILVQYTGWPSVFYVYGSFGIFWYLFWILVSYESPAAHPTISPEERKYIEDAIGESASFLNPLHKFKTPWRHFFTSMPVYAIIVANFCRSWTFYLLLISQPAYFEEVFGFEISKVGMVSALPHLVMTIIVPVGGQLADYLRSHNLMSTTNVRKLMNCGGFGMEATLLLVVGYSHTKGVAISFLVLAVGFSGFAISGFNVNHLDIAPRYASILMGISNGVGTLSGMVCPLIVGAMTKHKTREEWQYVFLIASLVHYGGVVFYGIFASGEKQTWADIEDTSEEKCGIINEDELANETEELYRGGGQYGAMSQPVVGSNGGGGGAGPGWVTDWDKSEEYVQPPGYNSYMYGGGAEKELT, encoded by the exons ATGGAGATCCGACCAGACAGGATCAAGGCGGTCGCGGGCAAAACTCTGGGAAAAATTCACAG GCTGATTGAGAAGCGGCAGCCCAATGGGGAGACCATCGAGTTGTCGGCGGAGGGCCGTccggagctggtggaggagaaggagatgcCCATGGTGGACTGCACCTGCTTCGGCCTGCCCAGGCGCTACATCATCGCCATCCTGTCCGGCCTGGGCTTCTGCATCTCCTTCGGCATCCGGTGCAACCTGGGCGTGGCCATCGTCAGCATGGTCAACGACCACACCGTGTACAAGGGCAACAAGGAAGTGCTCGTG GCTGCACAGTTCACCTGGGACCCGGAGACGGTGGGGATGATCCACGGCTCCTTCTTCTGGGGCTACATCGTCACACAGATTCCCGGAGGGTTTATATGTCAAAAGTTTGCAGCCAAcag AGTGTTCGGCTTCGCCATCGTGGCCACGTCCACCCTCAACATGCTGATCCCGTCGGCCGCCCGCTGCCATTACAGCTGCGTCATCCTGGTGAGGATCTGCCAGGGCCTCGTGGAG GGCGTCTCGTACCCGGCCTGCCACGGGATCTGGGCCAAGTGGGCGCCTCCTCTGGAGAGAAGCCGATTGGCGACTACAGCCTTCTGTG GCTCCTACGCTGGGGCTGTGGTGGCCATGCCTTTAGCTGGGATACTGGTGCAGTACACTGGGTGGCCTTCAGTGTTCTACGTCTACG GCAGCTTTGGGATATTCTGGTATTTGTTCTGGATCCTGGTGTCGTACGAGAGTCCCGCGGCGCATCCCACCATCTCACCGGAGGAGAGGAAGTACATCGAGGACGCGATCGGAGAGTCTGCATCGTTTCTCAATCCTCTGCAT AAATTTAAAACCCCGTGGAGACACTTCTTCACCTCCATGCCGGTTTACGCCATCATCGTGGCCAACTTCTGCCGAAGCTGGactttctacctgctgctcatcagccAGCCGGCCTATTTTGAAGAAGTCTTTGGCTTTGAGATCAGCAAG GTGGGCATGGTGTCAGCGTTGCCCCATCTGGTGATGACAATCATTGTGCCTGTCGGAGGCCAGTTGGCAGATTATCTGAGGAGCCACAACCTGATGTCCACCACCAACGTCCGGAAGCTCATGAACTGTGGGG GCTTTGGAATGGAGGCCACCCTCCTGCTGGTGGTGGGATATTCTCACACGAAAGGCGTTGCCATTTCCTTCCTGGTCCTCGCTGTGGGTTTCAGTGGATTCGCCATCTCAG GGTTCAATGTCAATCATTTGGATATTGCCCCTCGATACGCCAGCATCCTGATGGGCATCTCAAACGGGGTCGGGACATTATCTGGAATGGTGTGTCCTCTAATAGTCGGGGCCATGACCAAACACAAG ACACGCGAGGAGTGGCAGTATGTCTTCCTCATAGCGTCCCTCGTCCATTACGGAGGGGTCGTATTCTATG GAATCTTTGCGTCGGGCGAGAAGCAGACCTGGGCGGACATAGAGGACACGAGTGAGGAGAAGTGTGGCATCATCAATGAGGACGAGCTGGCCAACGAGACGGAGGAGCTGTACCGCGGCGGTGGGCAGTACGGCGCCATGAGCCAGCCCGTGGTGGGCTCTAacgggggcggagggggggccgggccgggctggGTGACGGACTGGGACAAGTCGGAGGAGTACGTGCAGCCGCCCGGATACAACTCTTACATGTACGGAGGAGGCGCCGAGAAGGAGCTGACATAA
- the zgc:55558 gene encoding GTPase KRas: MTEYKLVVVGAGGVGKSALTIQLIQNHFVDEYDPTIEDSYRKQVVIDGETCLLDILDTAGQEEYSAMRDQYMRTGEGFLCVFAINNTKSFEDVHLYREQINRVKDSDSVPMVLVGNKSDLSTRTVETRQAQELARSYGVPFVETSAKTRQGVEEAFYSLVREIRRYKETNRSNKKSKKNTQRRCIIL; the protein is encoded by the exons ATGACCGAGTACAAGCTTGTGGTGGTCGGGGCAGGAGGTGTGGGAAAGAGCGCTCTCACCATCCAGCTCATCCAGAACCACTTCGTTGATGAATATGATCCAACTATTGAG GACTCGTACAGAAAACAGGTGGTGATCGATGGAGAGACCTGTCTGCTGGACATCCTGGACACTGCAGGTCAGGAGGAGTACAGTGCCATGAGGGACCAGTACATGAGGACAGGAGAGggtttcctctgtgtgtttgccatcaacaacacaaagtcattTGAGGATGTTCACCTCTACAG AGAGCAGATTAACAGGGTGAAGGACAGTGACAGCGTTCCCATGGTGCTGGTGGGAAATAAGAGTGACCTGAGTACCCGAACAGTGGAGACGCGTCAGGCACAGGAGCTGGCCCGGAGCTACGGAGTGCCATTTGTTGAGACCTCGGCTAAAACCAGACAG GGTGTGGAGGAAGCTTTCTATTCACTGGTAAGGGAGATTAGAAGATATAAGGAAACCAACCGCAGCAACAAGAAGAGCAAGAAGAACACGCAGAGACGTTGCATAATACTATAG